CTTGTCGACTTTGCGGAGATCGTCCCACGCCAGCATCCGCTTGGAGACCTGGATGCCGTGATAGAAGGGGGCCCAGCCCCATGTCGAGACGGGGATGATCTCGCGCGCGACCGTGTAGTTCCGGATCGTCCAAGGGCCGACGACGAGGATCGCGCCGAGCGCGGCTACGGCCGAGCACCGCAGGAGACCCCGGCCGACCGGCACGCGGCGGCGCATAAGGAGGAGGACGACGGCCAGGAAGATCGGCAGCAGGAGAAGCGTGCCTCGCGTCAGGATCGAGACTCCCCAGAGGGCGCCGGCGGCGAGGCCCTGCCGCCAGCTACCTTCCCGCGCCGCGCGGCAGAGGAAGTAGGCTAGCCCCAAGAAGACCGGGAAGTAGAGGTTCTCCGCGTAGAGCCTCGCGGAGTATTCGACCGCGCTTGGATAGACCGCGAACATGCCCGCGGCGACGAGGCCCAGCTCCTCGGAGTGGAGCGATCGGGCCAACCTGTAGAGGATCCAGCAAGAGAGGGCGCCGAGAAGGGCCTGCGCGATCTGAACGGCCACGTAGTTCACGCCGGCGACCTTGAAGACGAGATAGAGGAAGATCACGTAGGCGGGCGGACGCTTGAGCGTGGGCGGGTGCTCCGGCACTTCCCGGTATCCGTGGCCCGAGAGGAGATTCTCCGCGATCCGGTGGTATCCGTCCGTCACCTCCGTCTCGGGCGCGATGTTCTGGATGCCGCGCGTGACGCCGAGAGAGAAGATGAGACGCACGATCACAGCCGCCAGGAGAATCGCGTGGGGGAGATTGACAGTGCGCATCGAGACTCCTACGCTCAGTTGAAACCTCACCTACATCTCGAGAGGGAGTATGCAAGACCAACAGATCGCGCGGGAAGCGGAATCTCTTCGGGAGGAGGAACGGCGACTCTACTGCAT
The sequence above is a segment of the Candidatus Eisenbacteria bacterium genome. Coding sequences within it:
- a CDS encoding glycosyltransferase family 39 protein, whose product is MRTVNLPHAILLAAVIVRLIFSLGVTRGIQNIAPETEVTDGYHRIAENLLSGHGYREVPEHPPTLKRPPAYVIFLYLVFKVAGVNYVAVQIAQALLGALSCWILYRLARSLHSEELGLVAAGMFAVYPSAVEYSARLYAENLYFPVFLGLAYFLCRAAREGSWRQGLAAGALWGVSILTRGTLLLLPIFLAVVLLLMRRRVPVGRGLLRCSAVAALGAILVVGPWTIRNYTVAREIIPVSTWGWAPFYHGIQVSKRMLAWDDLRKVDKEAEERRHEIVVQRLYAGDRAKAWESPAEYVRHERVARDLVLEEIRSDPLGYLARGVAGVPFAWFQTLGPAKRVVSLILHIPLMVLFVLGVRRWRRQSAEGFAFAAP